From a single Arthrobacter sp. SLBN-112 genomic region:
- a CDS encoding HU family DNA-binding protein, which yields MAKNRSELVAEVAGKAGTSQAAVNSVLDALFEVFETSVAAGEKITIPGWLAVERTDRAARTGRNPQTGETIQIAAGHSVKLTAGSKLKAAVSKK from the coding sequence ATGGCTAAGAACCGTAGTGAACTTGTTGCAGAGGTAGCAGGCAAGGCCGGCACCAGCCAGGCTGCCGTCAACTCCGTCCTCGATGCACTGTTCGAGGTTTTCGAGACTTCTGTCGCCGCGGGCGAGAAGATCACCATCCCGGGCTGGCTCGCCGTCGAGCGCACCGACCGTGCAGCCCGCACCGGCCGTAACCCGCAGACCGGCGAAACCATCCAGATTGCAGCAGGCCACAGCGTCAAGCTGACCGCCGGCTCCAAGCTGAAGGCTGCAGTCTCCAAGAAGTAA